The following are encoded together in the Diabrotica undecimpunctata isolate CICGRU chromosome 7, icDiaUnde3, whole genome shotgun sequence genome:
- the LOC140446313 gene encoding zinc finger BED domain-containing protein 5-like, translated as MRRIDYMGQDVVSQIISGLKSCKFFSLALDESCDNTKNAQLSIFVRYTNDNFENAEELLDLRQLVTTTGEDIFQQLKNVIEVNKVEWSKLDSVCTDGAPCMVGRLKGFVTLLENYLRRKVFKYHCIIHQKALCAKDQNMSSVVDPVTCCINKIRARALNRRQFRELFAEETEQGGELLLHCSVRWLSKGNALERFWNLKECVLKYLQENNELPKYLRKFMLEEDENEDAPNQVEDFKDEPDTDAEDRPTNERVGDSNTKESGTEEGPDLHDNLFYLEKIKPLDE; from the exons ATGCGCCGTATAGATTATATGGGCCAGGATGTTGTTTCCCAAATTATAAGTGGATTAAAATCctgcaaattcttttctttaGCGTTGGATGAAAGTTGTGACAACACAAAAAATGCGCAGTTAAGCATTTTTGTCCGTTATaccaatgataattttgaaaatgccgaagaACTTCTGGATTTGCGCCAACTAGTCACAACAACAGGAGAGGACATTTTTCAACAGCTTAAAAACGTAATCGAAGTCAACAAAGTTGAATGGTCAAAATTAGATAGTGTTTGTACAGATGGAGCTCCTTGCATGGTTGGTAGACTAAAGGGGTTTGTTACATTACTGGAAAACTATTTGAgaagaaaagtttttaagtaccATTGTATTATTCACCAGAAAGCTCTTTGTGCCAAGGACCAAAACATGTCATCTGTTGTTGACCCTGTAACATgctgcattaacaaaatacgagCTCGGGCATTGAATCGACGACAATTTCGAGAACTGTTCGCGGAAGAAACGGAGCAAGGTGGAGAGTTACTTCTCCATTGCAGTGTGCGCTGGCTCTCCAAAGGAAATGCACTTGAAAGGTTTTGGAACTTGAAGGAGTGCGTCTTGAAATATTTGCAAGAAAACAATGAACTACCCA AATATCTTCGAAAATTTATGTTAGAAGAGGACGAAAATGAAGATGCCCCTAACCAAGTGGAAGATTTCAAGGATGAACCGGACACAGATGCGGAAGATCGGCCAACGAATGAAAGAGTTGGTGACTCTAATACTAAAGAGAGTGGGACAGAGGAAGGACCAGATTTACACGACAATTTATTTTACTTGGAAAAGATAAAACCACTAGATGAATGA